A single Arthrobacter sp. ERGS1:01 DNA region contains:
- the glgB gene encoding 1,4-alpha-glucan branching protein GlgB, with protein MDAGILASVSAGTYYAPHSVLGAHLSGSADGAELVTIRTLRHLAQGVSLVTAGGSVPMAHEHDGIWVAVVPVEEAGHVPDYRLDVRYADGVHRMDDSYRYLPTVGELDLHLMAEGRHETLWTVLGAHVQHYHSSLGDISGVSFSVWVPAVRAVRVIGEFNGWDGRGHAMRSLGTSGVWEVFIPDVEAGARYKFQILTEDGQWLEKADPMAYGTEVPPLTASRVVQSNYAFGDAEWMAARAARDPHNSPMSVYEVHLGSWRQGLGYRELATELVDYVKDLGFTHIEFMPVAEHPFGGSWGYQVTSYFAPTSRFGHPDEFRFLVDSLHQAGIGVIMDWVPAHFPKDEWALAKFNGGAQYEHADPRLGEHPDWGTLIFDFGRNEVRNFLVANALYWMEEFHIDGLRVDAVASMLYLDYSREDGQWSPNRFGGRENLEAISFLQEMNATAYRRNPGIVTIAEESTAFPGVTAATEAGGLGFGIKWNMGWMHDSLAYMSEDPVNRGWHHNQITFSLVYAFTENFLLPISHDEVVHGKGSLLRKMPGDRWQQLANLRAYLAFQWAHPGKQLIFMGTEFGQESEWSEQHGLDWWLAENPAHQGVQQLVKELNAVYSTTPALSECDNTPEGFTWINGGDTTHNVVSFIRRDKAGQPLLCIINFAGVAYEGFRVGVPSAGAWREVLNTDDAGYGGSDVRNDGTLKSDAVSWDGQDHSVKLRIPPLGALYLQPVKA; from the coding sequence GTGGATGCCGGAATCCTGGCAAGTGTTTCCGCGGGGACCTACTACGCGCCGCATTCCGTACTGGGCGCCCACCTGAGCGGTTCGGCCGACGGCGCCGAGCTCGTCACGATCCGCACTCTGCGCCACCTCGCCCAGGGGGTATCCCTGGTGACGGCCGGCGGAAGCGTCCCGATGGCGCACGAACACGACGGCATCTGGGTCGCCGTCGTGCCCGTCGAAGAGGCGGGGCACGTGCCCGACTACCGGCTCGACGTCCGCTACGCCGACGGCGTGCACCGCATGGACGATTCCTACCGGTACCTGCCCACCGTGGGCGAGCTTGACCTGCACCTGATGGCCGAGGGCCGGCACGAGACCCTGTGGACGGTTTTGGGCGCCCACGTCCAGCACTACCACTCCAGCCTTGGCGACATCAGCGGCGTCAGCTTTTCCGTCTGGGTCCCGGCAGTGCGCGCGGTGCGTGTGATCGGGGAGTTCAACGGTTGGGACGGCCGCGGCCACGCCATGCGCAGCCTGGGCACCTCCGGTGTATGGGAAGTGTTCATCCCGGACGTGGAAGCCGGCGCCCGCTACAAGTTCCAGATCCTCACCGAGGACGGACAGTGGCTGGAAAAGGCCGATCCCATGGCTTATGGAACCGAGGTGCCGCCGTTGACGGCGTCGCGGGTTGTCCAGTCAAACTACGCCTTTGGCGATGCCGAATGGATGGCCGCCCGGGCCGCCAGGGACCCGCACAATTCGCCCATGAGCGTCTACGAGGTGCACCTCGGCTCGTGGCGCCAGGGCCTGGGCTACCGGGAACTGGCCACCGAGCTCGTTGACTACGTCAAGGACCTCGGCTTCACGCACATCGAGTTCATGCCCGTGGCCGAGCACCCGTTTGGCGGTTCCTGGGGCTACCAGGTCACCTCCTACTTTGCCCCCACCTCCCGCTTCGGCCACCCCGATGAGTTCCGCTTCCTCGTCGACTCCCTGCACCAGGCCGGGATCGGCGTCATCATGGACTGGGTCCCGGCCCATTTCCCCAAGGACGAATGGGCGTTGGCCAAGTTCAATGGTGGCGCCCAATACGAGCACGCCGACCCGCGGCTGGGGGAGCACCCCGACTGGGGGACGCTCATCTTTGACTTTGGCCGCAACGAGGTGCGCAACTTCCTGGTGGCCAACGCCCTGTACTGGATGGAGGAGTTCCACATCGACGGCCTCCGTGTCGACGCCGTCGCCTCCATGCTCTACCTTGACTATTCACGCGAGGACGGGCAGTGGAGCCCCAACCGCTTTGGCGGACGCGAAAACCTCGAGGCCATCAGCTTCCTGCAGGAAATGAACGCCACGGCCTACCGCCGCAACCCGGGCATCGTCACGATCGCCGAAGAGTCGACGGCATTCCCCGGCGTCACCGCCGCCACCGAAGCCGGCGGCCTCGGCTTCGGCATCAAGTGGAACATGGGCTGGATGCACGACTCCCTCGCCTATATGTCCGAGGATCCCGTCAACAGGGGCTGGCACCACAACCAGATCACCTTCTCCCTGGTGTACGCGTTCACCGAGAACTTCTTGCTGCCCATCAGCCACGACGAAGTAGTGCACGGCAAGGGCTCCCTGCTGCGGAAAATGCCCGGCGACCGCTGGCAGCAGCTGGCCAACCTGCGCGCCTACCTGGCCTTCCAATGGGCGCACCCGGGCAAGCAGCTGATCTTCATGGGTACGGAGTTCGGCCAGGAGTCCGAGTGGAGCGAACAGCACGGCCTGGACTGGTGGCTGGCGGAGAACCCCGCGCACCAGGGCGTCCAGCAGCTGGTCAAGGAACTGAACGCCGTGTACTCAACCACCCCGGCGCTTTCGGAATGCGACAACACCCCCGAAGGATTCACCTGGATCAACGGCGGCGACACCACCCATAATGTTGTGTCGTTCATCCGCCGGGACAAGGCCGGGCAGCCGCTGTTGTGCATCATCAACTTTGCCGGCGTCGCCTACGAGGGCTTCCGGGTCGGTGTCCCGTCTGCCGGCGCCTGGCGCGAGGTGCTCAATACCGACGACGCCGGCTACGGCGGTTCCGATGTGCGCAACGACGGAACGCTTAAGTCCGACGCCGTCTCCTGGGACGGGCAGGACCATTCGGTCAAGCTGCGGATCCCGCCGCTCGGAGCCCTCTACCTGCAGCCCGTCAAGGCCTAA